The proteins below come from a single Miscanthus floridulus cultivar M001 chromosome 1, ASM1932011v1, whole genome shotgun sequence genomic window:
- the LOC136494360 gene encoding zinc finger protein ZAT4-like, with amino-acid sequence MHTIGDVAVLTSSATRHSCKVCRKGFPCGRSLGGHMRSHSLAEVETALDDDDGDDDGGEEHQQRRGFDCVTAMGARGYGLRENPKKTRRLSSLNDCDGGGSGELLLPCASSEVDHERRRARGGGVELELQRERDREQEDAVLMIPTEPASGLMPPPRRRRRSMRVPAPAPSPPPAFDKEPEDVALCLIMLSRDIIDHRRRCSTATGAEYSPEEDSTTRRDYQYHHHDADSNDDASIGTKINKRKPNRSLVGDEKRGRYECPGCGRAFQSYQALGGHRASHKRINSNCSITKAVIDHQPEPSVETNTSSFSTASPDPNYGADIAPTAVVALKAKPYRPIKFECPICFRVFGSGQALGGHKRSHSIAGELYERAHAVEDDGIGDDEQPLVSDGFLDLNLPAPGVED; translated from the coding sequence ATGCATACCATTGGGGATGTGGCTGTGCTTACTAGCAGCGCCACTCGGCACAGCTGCAAGGTGTGCCGGAAGGGCTTCCCCTGCGGCCGCTCGCTGGGCGGCCACATGCGCTCGCATTCCCTGGCCGAGGTGGAAACGGcactcgacgacgacgacggtgacgacgacggcggcgaggaGCACCAGCAGCGGCGAGGCTTTGATTGCGTGACGGCTATGGGCGCCAGGGGCTACGGGCTGAGGGAGAACCCGAAGAAGACGCGGCGCCTCTCGAGCCTCAACGACTGCGACGGCGGTGGCAGCGGTGAGCTGCTCTTGCCGTGCGCGTCGTCGGAGGTGGACCACGAGCGCCGCCGTGCGCGAGGCGGTGGCGTGGAGCTGGAGCTGCAGCGGGAGCGGGATCGGGAGCAGGAGGACGCTGTGCTGATGATCCCGACGGAGCCGGCTTCCGGCCTGATGCCACcgccgaggcggaggcggcgctccATGCGCGTGCCGGCCcctgcgccgtcgccgccgcctgcCTTCGACAAGGAGCCGGAGGACGTCGCGCTCTGCCTCATCATGCTGTCGCGCGACATCATAGACcaccggcggcggtgctccacggcTACGGGCGCTGAGTACTCGCCGGAAGAGGACAGCACCACCAGGCGAGACTACCAGTACCACCACCACGACGCCGACTCCAACGACGACGCCTCCATCGGCACCAAGATCAACAAGAGGAAGCCTAATCGCAGCCTCGTCGGCGACGAGAAGCGGGGCCGGTACGAGTGCCCTGGGTGCGGGCGGGCGTTCCAGTCGTACCAAGCACTCGGCGGCCACCGCGCCAGCCACAAGCGGATCAACAGTAACTGCAGCATCACCAAGGCCGTCATCGACCACCAACCGGAGCCAAGCGTCGAGACCAACACCTCCTCGTTTAGCACGGCGTCGCCGGACCCGAACTACGGCGCTGACATCGCTCCCACTGCGGTGGTGGCCTTGAAGGCGAAACCGTACAGGCCGATCAAATTCGAGTGCCCCATCTGTTTCAGGGTGTTTGGCTCGGGGCAGGCGCTCGGTGGACACAAGCGGTCACACTCAATCGCCGGTGAGCTCTATGAGCGCGCACATGCTGTCGAAGACGATGGCATTGGTGACGATGAGCAACCTCTGGTCTCTGATGGATTTCTTGATCTCAATCTGCCAGCTCCAGGAGTTGAGGATTGA